GTATTCACCGGAAGTTCGCGGTTGGCTGGCGGACTATGAGCAAAAGTACGGCCCCCGCGGCACCAGTTCGCTCACGACCGAGAAAGTACCGCTCGACTGGACGTGCGGCCCGATTCGCATCATCAACGTCCAAACGCTGGTCGGATCAACCGATCAGAAGTCCTGGCCCGCCTCACCGATTGTGACACCCGAGCTGATCCAAGCGGAAGAACAACGCTCCGGCGGACTTCGTCCAGGTGAAATCGTCGTGTTGCACACGGGCCACCTCGACCAGCATTTGAAGCCCTCTCCAAACGAGTCGGGCGTCTGGTCCGACCCGCTCGCGGGAAAGAGTGAAGGCTGGCCGGCACTGGGAGTCGACGCGGTCGTCTATTTAAAGAGCAAAGGAATTCGTTGCGTGGCGACCGACGCCCCCGATCTGGGCGGCGTCGACCCCCGCAACGCGCTGATGACCTATTGGGCACTTGGCAGCCGAGAAATGGTCGGCATCGAGTTCCTGTACAACGTCCACCACGTAAACAACGGCAACTACTTGCTGTTTGCGGCACTCAAGATTCGAGACTGCCACGCGGGGCCAGGCCGAGCGATCGTGTTTCAGTAGAATCTCGGACCACGCTTGTTGAGAAGGACTATTTCCCTTTCGTCGTCAAAGCAAACTTGACGTCCGTTTCGGATTTGCCAGCCTCGACCTTAAGGTCTGCGTTTCCGCTTCCACCGGCCTTGTACTTGTTGTGAAACGCCATCACGCCAGGCGGAAGCTTCGCAGCAATCGCAGGCGGTACGGGAGCAGCAGGATCGTCGAAGAAACTTGACGTTCCGCCGGGGAACCACTCAAAGACAATTTTATAAGCCCCGGGCACTACACCATCTCCCTTTTTCACGGTTGAGATTTCAAATGCACCTTTCTCATCCGTCGTTCCGCTTGGCCCACTTGCAAAACCGCGCGCCGCAACTACTTTTTTTAATTGCTCGGGATCAATCAGAATGATTTTCACCCCTTCAGCCGGATTACCATCGATCGTGACCGTTCCTTTGATCTGAACAGCTCCATCAGGAGTTTTTGCGTTCGGCCCGGAATTGTCCTGAGGCTTCCCAGAAGCACCACATCCCAATGCCACCAATGACATCACAAAAACCAAAATCAAGCCATCACCTCGGCTTCGCATCAACATCTGAGATCCTCTAATTTGTTTTGACAGAAGGGGAGCTTTTATCAGCAAATCGCCATCTGAAGCACTCGAACGACTTTGATCGACTCGATGCAGCGAATCACCTGAGAAAAGCAGGATCGGGTATTGAGTGAGATTCCACTCCACGGACTGCCGAACGAAACGGAACGATACATCGTCGCAGATCGTATTGTCATGATCGAATGTACTACCGATCGACTGGCACGCCAAATCAATCACGACAATCTTGGGCTTGAGCACGCTCAATACGAAGCAGGCCGAATAACGGAGATTTAGTCGATCAATGAAAAAAGCTCAGCAAATGAACAGTCCATTTACTGAGCTTTTTTCTGGGTTATTTTTCGCCTGTGTCAGGTCTAGAATTCGCCTAATGGCGAGTCAGCGCGGGCACGAGTTAACAAGCAGGCAAGTGTGACATTGCTGATATTTTCGTTGAGGAACCGTGCAGATCCGTCGCACAGCAATATTGTGATTCCTCCGGTGTGGAAGCTGTAGAAACTACCTCCAGACGCGCGATCATTGGATTTCATAATACGGGCATTCGTACAATTAATTGCACATGGCCCCCCTACAGTCTGACCTGTCGTATCGGTTCCCTGGGTGCGAACCCAATTGAATCCATCAGCCCATGTTCCACCACTCCAGTTGGTTGCCAAATATGCGGCACTACTCGTCGACGATTGGCCACTACCATTTCCAAGGTTATTTCGCTTCTGGTAGAGGTTGTCGCGCCCAGCGAGCTCCGCGAGCAGGATCGTGTTCGACGTTCCATCCTGAACTTCTTTGATACCAAATTTCAGGAACACTCCACCACCAAAATTGATTGCATCCATCGAGAACGTGGAGGCGGTGCATTCTCCGATGGCACCTTCTTGGCGACCAACGCTGGTCGCTGCAGGTGGCGTCAACCCGGCGGCAAAGTTACTCCACACTGCTCCTGACAGTTTGTCCCACGTCGTGTAGTCGCACGCGCCGCCAACGTACGTAATCGGTGCGGTATAAGGTCCTGTCAGTGCATTCGGATTGCCATTTCCCGCCGTAGGATTCGTGTAGATCTGTGTCATAATGTTCGAGTCATACGTCTGCGTTACCTTCGCCGCCCCTGGACTCGAAGGACATTTGAATGCTGGGATCACGGTCGCGACCGCTGCAGCATTGATCGGATCAAAAAACGGAACATTCTGATTGTATGAGTTGTACACGTTGGCCTGATCGAGTGACGGCAAGAGGCCAGGCGTCCATCCCTGCCAGTTTTGAAGAGTATGCGAGCTATCAACATAGCCCGCCGTCATGCCTCGAGGCCACGCGTTAAAGGTGCTGTGGTAATTATGGAATGCGAGTCCAATTTGGTGCAAATTATTGCGACACTGGGTGCGGCGAGCGGCCTCTCGAGCCTGTTGAACCGCTGGCAACAACAGAGCGATCAAAACGGCGATGATGGCGATGACCACCAGCAATTCGATCAGAGTAAAACCTGTCTTCCTACGCGAAGTCATGTCTTGTTCCTGGATGAAATGAATGACGGTTCGTCATGAATTGACGAAGAGTAAAAAGCAAAATGAATCAACTCTCGTGAAGATTCAAACCTGAAATGAATCGTTGACGAATTCGCAACGAGCAGGCCAACGAACTTAGCGAAACGGCTGGGCCAAGCGGCAATTCCACTCGCTGCCGGTTGAAACCGGGGACTGGCCCAGAGGGGATTCAAATACACGACGACAGCTTGAATACCTCGGGGCCTTTCGCTGTTGCTGACCCCTCAAAATCGATCAGAATTCGCCAACAACGGCACCATCACTGATGGTTGACAAGCGGCCATACGTCTGCGCATCCAAGTTTTCATTAAGGAAACGCACGGAACCATCGCCCATCAGAAAATGAGTCCCTCCCGAGTGACGGCTACCGAAGCCGTGAAAGTACTGCAGGATTGTCGCACTACCGAGTGCAGGAGCTCCCGTGATATAAGCGCCTCCCTTTTTTACCGCTGCATTAATCGCAACCAGTGGATCAACAAACGCGTTGCAAACCCCAACCGCAAGTGCAACGCCGTTGGCTGTTTCCATCGTTGGAGCTGCATATGCATTGGAAAGAGTAGCGTCCGCATTGCCGTTGGCATGCGTTCCACACCAAGTTGCCGACGATCCGAAATTCCCGTTGGCATTAAACTGGACGAAGCATCGTTCTCCGACCATCGTGGTGTTGCTTGTTCCATCTGACATTGTCTGAATTCCGATCTTGCTATTGGCGGTGAATGTGCCGCCCAAGAACTGGAATGTATTCGGAGAAAGCGCGGGAGTTGGTGAGCCGTTCTGCAGAGTGTTTGCGACGGCCGGAGTCGTGAAGCCCGGGTAGCCAGCCACCCCTGGATACGAAGACCAGCCACCAAAAAAGGGCCCGTTTTTATTGACGACGACCACGTTGAATGGGTCATCCGATGGACAGCGCAGTGCATCCAATGGCTTGATCACGGCGGCATAGCTGTTTCCAGCAGGTGACGTCCCATCATGTCCCGCAACGAAATTCAGCTGATTATAGAGATTTCCCTGATCCAAATAGGGAAGGATGAAGGCGTTCCAGCCCCAACTCGCGTACGGATTATTGGCCGTGGCGCGAGTCGGCGCATCGATCCAACCAGGTGGGAAGGTGAGGTAATTGTCGTGGTAGTTGTGTAACCCAAGCCCCAACTGCTTGAGGTTGTTCTTGCACTGCGTTCTACGGGCCGCTTCGCGTGCGGCCTGAACGGCTGGAAGCAACAGCGAAATTAATACAGCAATAATTGCAATTACGACCAACAATTCGATCAGCGTAAACCCAGACATTCGTTTCATAACTGACTCCAAGGCACGAAAAAATACATGATGCAAGTTAGAACACACGCATGTGGAAATGCGAAAAAAAATCGACGAACTCTTTCATAGCAGCTCACACATCAAAAGATCAACCTTCACTAATCCGTAGAACGTAAATTTAAAATTACAAATATTTAATGTAAATCTGGCCAAAAATTGTTTTTCGACTTGCAAAAATCTCGGCGACACTGAAGACAATATTGCAAAATATGACATCGAATCGCAACATTCGCTCAAACTGAACAATTCCCCATGAATTCGAATCGAGCATTTTATGTGAAATGGAACAAGGGTGAGCTTGTCGCCGAATGCTGGAGAAAATCGTGCGGACCAGCGTGGCCACTCCGTACCCCAAGCATTCGCAGCGCCACCCTATTGACTCACCTCGTAGACTTGAACCGCAGGATGTGTAGGTGTACTCGACCGTCAATTTCGACGAGGTAGCCTCATGACGAACGTGTTGCTGCTGGGCGCGGGCACAATTGGGCGTATGATCGCCGCGCTCCTGATTCGATCCGGTGACTACACCGTCCGAATTGCGGATACGGATGCCGAAGCCCTCAGGCGGCTGCAGGTGAAATTCGGTGTCGAAACCGTCGTTCTGGATGCCTCGTCGGAAGAACAACTGTTCTCGGCCATGAATGGCATGAAGGCAGTGATCTCGGCACTCACCTTCAGTCTGAACCCCACAGTTGCTCGAGTTGCGCTCCGAGCGGGTGTCAGCTATTTTGACCTGACCGAAGATGTGGCCACGACCGCTGCGGTCCGCGCATTGGCGTCGGCTGCCAAGCCGG
This genomic interval from Schlesneria paludicola DSM 18645 contains the following:
- a CDS encoding DUF1559 domain-containing protein — protein: MKRMSGFTLIELLVVIAIIAVLISLLLPAVQAAREAARRTQCKNNLKQLGLGLHNYHDNYLTFPPGWIDAPTRATANNPYASWGWNAFILPYLDQGNLYNQLNFVAGHDGTSPAGNSYAAVIKPLDALRCPSDDPFNVVVVNKNGPFFGGWSSYPGVAGYPGFTTPAVANTLQNGSPTPALSPNTFQFLGGTFTANSKIGIQTMSDGTSNTTMVGERCFVQFNANGNFGSSATWCGTHANGNADATLSNAYAAPTMETANGVALAVGVCNAFVDPLVAINAAVKKGGAYITGAPALGSATILQYFHGFGSRHSGGTHFLMGDGSVRFLNENLDAQTYGRLSTISDGAVVGEF
- a CDS encoding carboxypeptidase-like regulatory domain-containing protein; the protein is MIDLACQSIGSTFDHDNTICDDVSFRFVRQSVEWNLTQYPILLFSGDSLHRVDQSRSSASDGDLLIKAPLLSKQIRGSQMLMRSRGDGLILVFVMSLVALGCGASGKPQDNSGPNAKTPDGAVQIKGTVTIDGNPAEGVKIILIDPEQLKKVVAARGFASGPSGTTDEKGAFEISTVKKGDGVVPGAYKIVFEWFPGGTSSFFDDPAAPVPPAIAAKLPPGVMAFHNKYKAGGSGNADLKVEAGKSETDVKFALTTKGK
- a CDS encoding DUF1559 domain-containing protein; amino-acid sequence: MTSRRKTGFTLIELLVVIAIIAVLIALLLPAVQQAREAARRTQCRNNLHQIGLAFHNYHSTFNAWPRGMTAGYVDSSHTLQNWQGWTPGLLPSLDQANVYNSYNQNVPFFDPINAAAVATVIPAFKCPSSPGAAKVTQTYDSNIMTQIYTNPTAGNGNPNALTGPYTAPITYVGGACDYTTWDKLSGAVWSNFAAGLTPPAATSVGRQEGAIGECTASTFSMDAINFGGGVFLKFGIKEVQDGTSNTILLAELAGRDNLYQKRNNLGNGSGQSSTSSAAYLATNWSGGTWADGFNWVRTQGTDTTGQTVGGPCAINCTNARIMKSNDRASGGSFYSFHTGGITILLCDGSARFLNENISNVTLACLLTRARADSPLGEF